The following proteins are encoded in a genomic region of Streptococcus sp. 29892:
- a CDS encoding hydroxymethylglutaryl-CoA synthase has protein sequence MNIGIDKIGFAAPDYVLDLADLAQARNIDPNKYKVGLLQSEMAVAPVTQDIVTLGAQAAAAILTEEDKQTIDMVIVGTESSVDQSKAAAVSIHGLLGIQPFARSIEMKEACYGATAGLSLAKSHIAQFPESKVLVIASDIAKYGAASGGEPTQGAGAVAMLVTANPRILVLNNDNVCQTRDIYDFWRPNYDKYPRVDGRFSTEQYTDCLTTTFAYYQKKTGKALQDFAAMCLHIPFSKQGLKGLQAIAEDEETLNRLTERFQEAIVYNKLVGNIYTGSIFLSFLSLLENSRALKAGEQILFYSYGSGAVCEIFSGQLVDGFQHQLEENRLENLNQRKKISVEEYENIFFQEIILDETGTAIDLPVDPTPFALIQVDKHKRIYRK, from the coding sequence ATGAATATCGGTATTGATAAAATCGGCTTTGCGGCACCCGATTATGTTTTAGATTTGGCTGATTTGGCCCAAGCCCGCAACATTGATCCCAATAAATACAAAGTTGGACTTCTCCAGTCAGAAATGGCTGTCGCACCTGTTACACAAGATATTGTCACTCTTGGCGCCCAGGCTGCCGCAGCTATTTTGACCGAAGAAGATAAGCAAACCATCGACATGGTCATCGTCGGTACAGAATCAAGCGTCGATCAAAGTAAGGCTGCTGCTGTATCCATCCACGGTCTGCTCGGTATCCAGCCCTTCGCTCGTTCCATCGAGATGAAAGAGGCTTGTTATGGAGCTACTGCTGGACTAAGCTTAGCCAAGAGCCACATCGCTCAATTCCCTGAATCAAAAGTCTTGGTGATTGCCAGCGACATTGCCAAGTATGGAGCAGCTTCTGGCGGTGAACCAACTCAGGGCGCTGGAGCTGTTGCCATGTTAGTTACAGCAAATCCACGCATTTTGGTCCTCAACAATGACAATGTCTGCCAGACCCGCGACATCTATGACTTCTGGAGACCAAACTACGACAAGTACCCTCGTGTTGACGGTCGCTTCTCTACTGAGCAATACACTGACTGCTTGACCACGACCTTTGCCTACTACCAGAAGAAAACTGGCAAGGCCTTGCAGGATTTTGCAGCCATGTGCTTACACATTCCTTTCTCTAAGCAAGGGCTCAAAGGTTTGCAAGCCATTGCTGAAGATGAAGAAACCCTCAACCGCTTGACAGAACGTTTCCAAGAAGCTATCGTCTACAACAAGCTTGTCGGCAACATCTACACTGGCTCTATCTTCCTTTCTTTCCTTTCTCTTTTGGAAAATAGCAGAGCGCTCAAGGCAGGGGAGCAAATCCTCTTCTATAGCTATGGTAGCGGTGCTGTCTGTGAAATCTTCAGCGGTCAGCTGGTGGATGGTTTCCAACATCAATTGGAAGAAAACCGCTTAGAAAACCTCAACCAACGCAAAAAAATCAGTGTTGAAGAATACGAAAATATCTTCTTCCAAGAAATCATCCTAGACGAAACAGGTACGGCTATCGACCTACCTGTAGACCCAACACCATTTGCCCTTATCCAAGTAGATAAGCACAAACGTATCTATCGTAAATAA